The genomic segment GAGTACCGGGTGATGCTCGGCGCCGCCCTCACCGTCGGCGTCACGCCGGTGGAGGCGAAGGAGATCGTTCCGGCGCACACGCCGGGCCGGTGCGGGCCTCCCGGCAAGTCACCGAACTCGCCCTCGGCGTACCGCACCTGACGTGTTTCCCGCGATTCCTCGCCACCAAGAACCTGGACATGTACTGTCCTGGTCATGCGGATGAGCGCGGGAGTCGAGTGGGGGCTGCACTGCTGCCTGACGTTGGCATGGCTCGGGGACACCGAGGCGGTGTCGACGGCGAAGCTCGCGGTCTGGTTCGACCTGCCACCGGCCTACCTGAACAAGCAGTTGCAGGCGCTGAACCGGGCGGGCATCCTCACCTCGACTCCGGGGCCCCGGGGCGGGTTCCGGCTGGCCCGGCGGCCCGAGCGGATCACGCTCATGGATGTCGTCGCCGCCGTCGACGGCGCGGACGACCTCTTCCAGTGCACCGAGATCCGGCAGCGCGGAGCGGGAGCGGAGGCCCCGGTCCAGGAGTTCCGGCAGCCGTGCGGCATCGCCGGCGCGATGCTCCGGGCCGAACTGGCGTGGCGCCGGGAGCTCGCCGCGCAGACCCTGGCGGACGTG from the Streptomyces sp. NBC_01335 genome contains:
- a CDS encoding RrF2 family transcriptional regulator; translated protein: MRMSAGVEWGLHCCLTLAWLGDTEAVSTAKLAVWFDLPPAYLNKQLQALNRAGILTSTPGPRGGFRLARRPERITLMDVVAAVDGADDLFQCTEIRQRGAGAEAPVQEFRQPCGIAGAMLRAELAWRRELAAQTLADVMAAAPASAAERARRHHARVSG